The window atgatACCAAACTGATAAAACTGACCAAACAACCAGTGTCTCCAATTGATGTTTTGCTTTGCCCACAATAAAGATGACTAAACTGATGCAATACAAAATATGATTATCTAATAAGGGGATTAGAATCTCTGACATGGCCCAAAAACTAAGGTAATACAAGCAACTAGAGCTCATAGTTTACAGAGGTCTTTGGAAGCCCTAAGATGCTATTCCACAAGGATAGCGTGGTCCAAGGCTTTGTATATTGGAATTTAGAGTCATCAGTCCAGAGATATTAGTCCTTATCTGCCATTAGGTCGTAATTTGATCTTTGCATTAGATACCGCAGTCGATatgatttcttttattttttcttgataAATTTCTTTTGAATTATACTATCTTGGAATCATTTTTCGGAATGATCAGACATTCAACTACCACATTATGTGGATCAATTAGTTGAATATGACTCACTTAcaacatctatatatatatatgattatcTTAGTGcattatatatagatagatagatatagatatagatatagatatatttcTGGCATTTAAGATCAGGCCTTTCGGAGTGGTTGATTATCACATCATGCTGTATAAGAGATCATGCAATGAAGATATAGCATGTTGAAACACTTGCTGACTTAATAATAGTATACAAAATATACAAGATTGCATCAGATGCAATCTTGAAACCTTACAAATTAAACAGGCTCTACATGAATACGTGTAGGCCTAAAGAATTCAGCTTGTAAGCTAACCCCACAGTGAGTTCTTACAAGCTGCGACAACGCCAAGGCCGTTGTTTTTCACGTCGGAGAAGGAAGCTGGCAACAATTTATACCATGCATGCcgaaagaaacaaagaacatATATATAAATTCCCAGTACTAACAAAACAAAGTACACCATTAATCTTCCTCTAGCCTGCTATTTTTGTTTCCATTCTCATATCCCAAAAGACTCTTCTGTTTCCACTTTATTATCTGCGGATGTCCTTCCAATCTGGATGAATTGAACTCCTTGTGAGTCGCATACTGAACCTATCAGACCCAAGATCCCTTAAAACTGTGCAATTGGTCATAGGGGAGTCAAAAGTGGGGCTGCAGGCCATCCAAGCTGCTTACAAGCAGCTCAAGATCAACTGCAGATAATAGAATCTCCACCAAGAATCCGATCTAATTATACAAAAGTCTTGATGATTATAATGATAATAAGAAAGAATCTATTATGAtcgattataaaaaaaattaattatatgaAAAGCCTCAAGATACATGCTTAGTCGTTCTTTTTtcattgattattttttttagtttaaagGGCAATTGACTTCTTCAAAAGTAATATTTTTGCTTGTGgttctattatttttaaaattttggtttGTTACATTCTATATTTTCGActcttattttgtttaatatCATGTGAATTACTGAAATTtactcttattttttatttgtttgatttatataaaaaatattttttgcagCTTTATTCATTTAGACCTGTTTCAACCCATTTTGTCCAACTCTACCTGTACTACCTACTATGGAAAGGAGTACAGCACTGACCTACCATGAAATAACTACAGGATAGGTATGGATATATGGTTTCTAATTATGGTGTGAAAGCAGATGATAGCCTACTTGACCCATACCCACCTCATTGCCATTCTTATTCTAAAGCTTAGCTATTACAAAAGCCTCAACGCCATAAACTTGCAAAATCAAATAGAGCCAATTTCAAGTTTATATGAGCCAAGTTTGATCAATGTCTTTATTGAGCATGGTCCAAGCTCAAGCCAAGCCCAAACTGACATATTACAAGTGTTGCGCAGCCCAAGCATCATTAAATTCCACTCATCTTGGCTCATTTATACTGTTGATCAAAACAAAAGGCAAATACCATTAAATTTGCCAATCATGtgctttccaaaatttttactaaatatctttattttatctaaaagtagaaAGTCAGACAGTTCTTTTTGGCCTTCTAAAAGCTTTTCCAAATGAGGCCTAAATCCTCAAACAAGTTGCTGGAGAACGCCAATGGTCGGACTCCCAATTCCACTCTTTCGACCCTGCTGTGACAAGATTAGAGATGAGTAGATCCAATTGACAAATattagaaagtaaaaaaaaaaaaagcccgtTGCAGCGATACCataccaaaataaataaataaaaaaatacacaCATTTGTGGCAAAAAGGAAAGCTAAACTACAACAAAGCTTCTTCGGCTTCCATTCCTCTTTGATTGCGACTCCAAATCCGAACCCGCCAAACCCTCACCTCTCCGTCCAAACTCCCACTACAAACCCGGTactcttcctccccttctccctccctctccgccaccgccgccgccgcctccggcgGCACCCGCACCGCGGCCACCGACCTCACCCCGCTCACGTGACCCTCCAAGACCCCAAGACAACTAtaccccctcccctcccctcccctcctccaaATCCTCACCGTCCGATCACTAGAACCGCTGAACACCAAATCCCCCGCACACGCGAGACACAGGATTGCCTTCCGGTGTCCTCGCAGCCTCCCCGCGACCGCCATAAAATTCGCGCTATCTTCCTTCTCCCACACCAAGATCGAACGGTCGCAGGCCCCCGAGTACAGCACCGCCCCGTCGCCGCTCACTGCGAGCGCGTTCACCGCGGACCGGTGCTTCTCCAGCGTCGCCACCAGCCCGTGCCGCCCCTTCTCCCCAGCCGACCGCCCCCATACCCTAATCCTCCGATCCGCCGACCCCGTGAAGACGGTCCCGTCGCCGGCGACGGCAACGGCGTTCACGGCGTCCTCATGCGCCGCCACGGATTCGATGCAGCGGAGGTCGGAGGTGCGCCAGATCTTGAGGGTCTTATCCCAAGAGACGGAGTAGAGGAGGCTGCCGGAGGCGGCAACGGCGGAGACGGCGTCGGCGTGCTGGATCCAAAGGAGCTTCTTGTGGCGGCGGACGGTGATGTAGTTGGAGGGAAGGGCGAGGCGGCGGAGGCGGTCGGCGGCAGTAGGGAGGGAGGCGACGAGGTGGTAGCGGCCCGAGCGGGCGGAGCGGTTCCAGGCGCGGATGCGGCCGTCCTGGTGGGCGGTGAAGGCGCGGCCGTCGGGGGAGAAGGCGACGGACTTGACGGAGCCGGAGGCGGGGGCGGCGGGGAAGGAGTCGAGGCGGCGGAGGGAGGCGAGGTCGTATATGGAGATCTCCGCAGCGGAGGcggagtagaggagggagggggcTGCAACGGCGACGGCGGTGGGTGCGCCGTCGGGGGTGTGGAGAGTGGAGAGGCAGGCGAAGGAGGCGGAGAAGGGAGGGGGTCCTAGGAGGGAGGGGAGAGTGATGGGGGAGGTGGAGTCGACGGTGGAGGAGGTGGCGGCGGAGCCGTCGGAGTTGGAGCTGTAGTCGAAGGCGGTGCATGAGGATACGTGGCGGGTCCGAGGTGACGGAGGAGGAGGGACGGTTGGGTCAGCGGCAGTGGAGGAGGTGGGGTCTTCTGCGGCTGAGGGAGACGAGCGGGGCAGGCAGCCGTGGGATAGCGGCATTGGAGGAGAGCTCGGAAGCGAAGGAGGGACGAGTGGGGGAGTTTTTATAGGCGCGGAAAAAAGGAAAGCTcggaggaggaagggagagacACGTGGCGGATGTGTGGAAAGTGGATTACACAGACCGACAAGTCGACgaaaaaacaaatcaaatccACCATTAAATCGTGCAATAGTATCTGCGCCGCGGATAAATGGAGCTTTAAACATCGCgatccaatatgtatcattggTGCTTTCGTTGAGATAATATATCTCAAGAAGTAACTTCATacttgaactttttttttcttgaatttcaACCTTAaaaaaatggaatccatgaggaaCTCAAATGACCACCAGCAAAGAATTGAGGCCTTAGAAGGCCACTCAGTATAGCTTGGTAGAGCATTGAAAACCCTATCCAATACTTTGATCAAGATGAGAAGAAAAGGAGTAGAGATGAGAAGAGAGACGAATGCTAACTTAAAAAAGATTGGAGAGGAGAATGaaaaagaggggaagagaaaaaaaatcaggaGGAGAGGCCTAGGTCGCATGCCTTAAGGCTGGGCCaggcaagagaaaagggagagtGAAGAAGGCAGTCGGGCCTATGGCATAAGAGAAAACAGAGACTGGGGAGTATAATAGAAGGACCCGAGGTTGTGTTGGGGAGATGGGTTGAAGAAAATAGAAGAGTGAGGCAAGAAGACTACTATGGGGAGAAAATTATGGCAGAAGAGGAGTCCTTCCCTGCACACAGGCCTCATGGCCGAAGGGAGCACAGGGAAAGGAGAATGAGAAGTGGTCGGGATGACGACTTTGGTGAGGGGGATTCTCAGCTAAGAGAGCGAGGGCTTAAAACacccaaaatagatttttcaaAGTTCAGTGAGGGAGACCTATATGAGTGGTTGGCAAGACAGATCAGTACTTTGATGTGTATGAAGTGCCAAAAACTGATTGAGTGACCCTTGCAAGTTTCCACCTAGAAGGCAGGGCAAACCGGTGGTGGAAGTGGATCCAGGCCTTGTATAAGAAGGAAGGCAGGAGAATGAGGTGATCAGCCTTTGTAGATGAATTCATAATGCAATGGAGaccgaatatatatatatatatatgtgtgtgtgtgtgtgtgtgtgtgtgtgtgtgtgtgtgtgtgtaacatGCAATGACCATATCAGATCatgttatatatatgtatatgtgtgtgtgtgtgtatgcgcatatatgtatcaaaatctTCATTCAGATTCAGTCAGatcaaattcaaataataaaattCTATACCAAAAATAatgtatatttatgtatgtgtatatacatatatgtatacatgcatgtatgtatatatgtgtgcgtgtgtgtaaCATGCAATGACCATATCAGATCatgttatatatatgtatatgtgtgtgtgtgtgtgtatgcgcatatatgtatcaaaatctTCATTCGGATTCAGTCAGatcaaattcaaataataaaattctatatatttatgtgtatgtatatacatatatgtatacatgcatgtatgtattatatgtgtgcatgtgtgtaACATGCAATGACCATATCAGATCATGTTATTTCATGCATTTCGATAGATAATTATGATGTTTGATGCTGTATTATTAGACCATTAAATAGTTCAATCAGCATTGTATTTTCTCTAGCCCTCCTAAGACAAGATCAGACAATGGTTAGATTGGAGGATGGATGTAGAATAGTATGAAAAAGCAGAGAAGGGAATCATTGAATGAAATTGTCTCCAATTATAGTGTTGTCTCCAATTATGGTGTTGACATGTTGTTAAGGAAAAGTGCTTTGAAATTTCTGGGAGGATAGAGATGTGcaattaaaagaaaatgaatatgttggtgagctttgaaatcataatagcaaatataaactaaTAGCTGTGTAGTGAAGCCAAGCTTAAATACTTGCACTGCATAGTGGAGAGTATTTTATGATTGGAATCATGAGCAAAAGTAAAGATATGATTCTTCTATTTGATAGTTTCGCCGATATATAGAGCTCTCAAACCGAGACTAGTTGTTGTCACCTAAGATCAAAGGTTggatattttttaaaagaaatttccGTGCAGAAGaataagtaataaaacaagtgAAAGTAACTTAGTGTTATGaccacaaaacttgcaatgagGCTTATTGGTTATAATGAGTAAAGCAAACTGGTCCAATTGGTTTGTTTACCCAATTTATTATATCATAAGCAATAGAAGAGACATGCTTGCTTTTGTCGAACATCTCCTTTTATAATATCTTAGTTTCCTAAACATTAATGAATAACTCTATATATAGGTTATCAAGGTGTGAAAGCCTCTTCAAATAAACATGATTTTTATTATATTGCAATTGCATCACTTAGCTACCAGCTCTATTAAGTGAAGAACTACTCATAATTGTTTTTTCCTCACAAATAACATTTGCTGTAGAGGCAAGCCACCCTTGCAAGATCACATTGACCACTCTAACCACCATCATAACCAAATGTTTTTCTTTGGTAGGATGGTTAAACGCTGCCCTTTGTTTTCCTAACCTAATCCTTATCTTCTTTCTGCGATGCCTTCTATCTAATTCTTTTGATACAAACAAGCACCCAACCCCTCAATCTCTGAAAGAGCATACGCAACGCATCCACagtacttaaaaaaaaagaggaggcaaAGACACCCATATATATAATAGAAGCACTCCAAATCCGACATTCCATTGGTCCCCTTGTCATACAATCCATTCATCTAGCAATACACAAGAGTACAAgcaattgtgcttattttgtaACTAATTATTATCATAGAGGTACTTTCATAACataaaaaaagattaatataaAGACATTATCCCATCCCCATCCTCTTTCCTAAGGGGGTACGAGCAAGCTCGATGGTTTGTTAATCGCTTTCAAATGATCATTTATATTtgtattaaggatatttttctcTCTGTGATCATTTATCCCTTCATCTAGTTCTGGTGTATAAAAAGCAAACTCATCTCACTTTTTCTGAAACAAAATGGCTTCATTCTTCGGCATTCTTGTCCAAGCACATCCCAACAAAATAGGAGGGCAGGATGGAAGCAAATGCATATATTGGAAATAGTGCATGCCTTACTTATTTCTGCCTCCTAGAACACTTTCTAGAAAAAAGTTGCTCCCACTATCATCTATACTATTAACCACATCCCTTTTTCTAGTTATTGGTAGTCAATCTCCCTATGAGCATCCTTTTGGCATTACTGCCCAATTATAATTTTACTCAAAATTTTTGGATGTGCTCAATGCAATTACAATCTCATGAGCATACCAAATTAGAACCTTGTTCTTGTTGGTGTTATTTTCTTGGTTATGGAATAAAGCATAAGGGTTATAGGTGTTGGGATTCTATTTCCAAACAACTTCGTATTTCTCATCATGTTGTCCTCTAGGAACACAAAATGTTTTCTTCTATGTcacaattttttatttcttctccttctttattCTTTACCTATCCTTTAATTGAGTTGTTTTCTGAAGAATTTTGATGTAGTGCCCTCTATTAAGTTCACTCAAAGCCTCTTCCAATGCACCCCTCTTTTGATAGGATTGTTCCATCTATAGATCCTACTCTTCCATCTTCCTCTAAGACTGAACTATGATGCCATTCTAACAGAATAAGAGCACTTCCCTTCTCAACTTCACGCTATCATTGTTTTCGCTGCCGCTAATTCTCTTCACGACCCTCACAACTTTTTTGAGGCAAATTCTGATCCTTTTTGGCAGTAAGCAATGGTAGAGTAACTACAGAGCTTGGAGAAACTAGCATTAGGGATCTAGTTGATTTACCTCCTGATAAATCTTTGATGGGATGCAAATGGGTTTATAAAATTAAACTCGATTAAATGATTCGGTTGAGTATTATAAAGCTCATCTTGTTGTCGAAAGTTTTATATAAAAGTATGGTATCGGCTTTTGAGTAAATTTTTGCTCCACTTGCTCGACTAACCGGAGCCTTATTGCTATTGCTACGGTTTGCATGATGGACACTTTTTGTAGATGGATGTCAAGAATGTGTTTCTTAACGGAAATTTTTAGCAGAAGTGTATATGCAGCCACCATTGGGTTATTCTCATCCACCTAATAAGGTATGTCGGCTTTGTCCGGCTTTATATGGTCTTAAGTAAGCTCCTCGTTCATGGTTTGCAAAATTCATTGCCATTGTCTTTCGATTTGGTTTCACTCATAATTCTTATGATTCCGCTCTTTTCATCTGTAAAACTGCTAAAGGTATTACATTATTATTACTTTATGTGATGATATGGTTATAACTAGGGATGATCTTACTAGCATTCATGATCTCAAACAGTATTTTAATCCAAGAATTTGAGATGAAAGGACTAGGGAACACTAAGTTACTTCTTTGTCATTGAGGTTACATTGAGCTCCAATGAGTTTTATTTATCACAGACCAAATATTCATCTGATCTCATTTCTAATGCTGAATTAACAAATAACAAGATTACTTCCACACCTTGTGATCAAACTTATGCCAAATTAATACCCACTAAcagagctcctattttttatgcTACTTGTTACAAACAATTAGTTGGTGGTCTTGTATATCTCATAGTTACTCGTTCAGACATATTTTATATCGTTCATATCATTGGTTAGTTTAAGGCAGCTCCTCGATCCACTCATTATGCTACTATTTACATATTCTATACTATATCAAGGGTACTCTATTTTATGGCTTATATTTTTACTACTGATTCCTCCCTGCACCTAAGTGCTTACTCTGATTAATTAGGTTGATGTACCTACTGATAGATGCTCCACTATAAGCCATTGTTTTCTTTTGGGCAACCCGCCTATCTCTTGGcatagtaaaaagcagactatTATCTCTAGGTCCAACATTGAGGCTGAATACATGGCTATTGCTGATGCTATTATGAACTTCTCTAGCTCAAATGGTTGGTAAAAGATATGAGAATTACTCATCATGGTGTTACCCACTCTTTACTATGATAATCAAAGTACCCATTCAGATTGCTTATAATGATGTTCTTTTATGAGCAtactaaatatattaaaattgatTTCACTTCATTTGCCAACACATTTGTAATGGTACTGTACATCTTTGATCTATTTTCTCTTCTGACTAGGTTGCAGATTTTCACTAAGGCCCATCCACTCGGATATTTTTGAGACTTAGTTTTCAAACTCACGCTAGCTTTTATTATACCATCTTGAATTTTAGGGAGGGTTGTTACTGTAACCAACATGTAATATCAATAAAGTTGTTATCGTACTCAACGTTTGTTTTAGTTAGGCCTATATATGCACCTGTACATACTACTGTATTCAAGCGATTTATACAACAATCAAAATTATGGagattttcttctttccttcttcttcttctagttCTAGTCACAACTAATTGTAAACTAAGtcctttcttctattttttctttaagcACATGAGTAATTATAAACCGTTCGCTTTCAAATAATCTTTTGTGCATGGATCTAGGATGTAATTTTTTATCCCTTCATACTACTTTTGGTCCCAACCTATACTAAAGATTCCCATCTAATCTTACAACCAATAGCAACCAAATCAGCTATAAAGAACCGGGACTCTCCAATTCTATTCAACTTACCACATCTCGTTCCACTAGCCACATTTAGATGTAACTTCTATCTTTATTCTTATACCAACAAAATTTTTCTATGGTGAGGAGCAGTAACTCTTTTCTTTCACATGACACGGGAATATTCTACATCTTAGGAAGCCCACACACCATCCTCACAAAATCTAGGAGCATTGTGTCCTTGGTTGTCAGAATTTGGCTCTCCAAGGATAATAAGTTGTATAACACAAAACAAGTTGGCACAAGTGGTGCTATCAAATAAGTGGTGCTCTTGGGCTCAACAAGTGGCGTTAATTACCGAGAAGGAACAAATAAGTTGAGTCTAAAAAGCTTGTTTTAAAACAAACAACTCCTTTTCAACACTAGAATTAATTAACCACTTTGTGCTAAAAAAGTATTACAGTCCAAAACTTCCTAATATAAAGCCCATATGAGAAAATATGGAACAACCAATTGTCGTTAGAGTGGATCCCCAATAGGTCAAAAAAAGTAATGAATAACAACATATTATACCCTAGTATGGTCCGAATATGATATAGGAGTATGCCCAGATTTGATATGGACCACTTTGTCCACTACGGATAAGGTTGAATAGGATCTAGAAACAAGATCAGCTACATCGAAAAGTTAAGCTGTAGATCAAACTTTTGGGAGCTATAATTTAGTTATACAATGTCCGAttgagatgatcttttttttcgGATAACTCTTCGAGATCTACAATATGACACTGCACTCTATAAAGGACGGCACCCCTAGCAATTTAAATTTTATCATTTGGACATTAAAACAGGTCGGTcaaaccaaaaattttcttttcaagtaAGACATTGAGCAGACGTATCATCCAATCCAAAAAGAATCAGACAAAACGATAAAAGTCCAAGTTAATATAGAAGTTGAAATCTAACTCCTAAAGAATTTTAGATTCTTTCAGTTTATTTCTACTAGTCATGTCTATTTTAGGAAAGAGAGTCCTATTAGAACTAGAAAGAGGAATCCAACCCGAATTATGCAAAAACGACCTCGCCATTATAAATAAAGGTTGTGTATCTTGACTTTAgatcatcaatgaaagaaaagagaactTAAGCTCt of the Phoenix dactylifera cultivar Barhee BC4 unplaced genomic scaffold, palm_55x_up_171113_PBpolish2nd_filt_p 001227F, whole genome shotgun sequence genome contains:
- the LOC103699858 gene encoding protein JINGUBANG-like, whose translation is MPLSHGCLPRSSPSAAEDPTSSTAADPTVPPPPSPRTRHVSSCTAFDYSSNSDGSAATSSTVDSTSPITLPSLLGPPPFSASFACLSTLHTPDGAPTAVAVAAPSLLYSASAAEISIYDLASLRRLDSFPAAPASGSVKSVAFSPDGRAFTAHQDGRIRAWNRSARSGRYHLVASLPTAADRLRRLALPSNYITVRRHKKLLWIQHADAVSAVAASGSLLYSVSWDKTLKIWRTSDLRCIESVAAHEDAVNAVAVAGDGTVFTGSADRRIRVWGRSAGEKGRHGLVATLEKHRSAVNALAVSGDGAVLYSGACDRSILVWEKEDSANFMAVAGRLRGHRKAILCLACAGDLVFSGSSDRTVRIWRRGGEGRGYSCLGVLEGHVSGVRSVAAVRVPPEAAAAVAEREGEGEEEYRVCSGSLDGEVRVWRVRIWSRNQRGMEAEEALL